TGAACGGGGCCGAGGGCTCCTCGCCGCGCTGCGGCCTCTCATGGAGTGGAGTCTGCTCGATCGTGACCGCTGCGATCATCGGTAAGCCGCTGTAGCGGGAAAGCGAGAACCTGTCCGCCGCGCCGTGCGGCGCCGTCGGTGACGCGCTCGACTTCGCGCGGCCGGGGCCGCCGGGCCTGCGCATGCGGGAGGACCAGGCGACCGGCACCGAGCGCGGCCCTTTCCCTGTCTTCCGCGCCGCAGGCTGCCAGAGTAGGGCTCATGGCGAACCGCTTGGCAGACGCGACGAGTCCCTACCTGCAACAGCACGCCGACAATCCGGTGGACTGGTATCCCTGGGGCGAGGAGGCGTTCGCGGAGGCGGTGCGGCGGGACGTGCCGGTGCTGCTCTCCGTCGGCTACGCGGCCTGTCACTGGTGTCATGTCATGGCGCACGAGTCCTTCGAGGACGAGGCGATCGCCGCCCTGCTGAACGAGAACTTCGTCAACATCAAGGTCGACCGCGAGGAACGGCCCGACGTCGACGCCGTCTACATGACCGCGACCCAGGCGATGACCGGCAGCGGCGGCTGGCCGATGACCTGCTTCCTCACCCCGGAGGGTGAGCCCTTCCACTGCGGCACCTACTACCCGCCGACCCCGCATCCCGGCATGCCGTCGTTCCCGCAGCTCATCGACGCGGTGGCGGCGGCCTGGCAGGAGCGGCGCGGGGAGGTCCGCGAGGCGGCGACGCGGATCGTGGCGGGCCTCGCCGAGCAGACCGCGCCGCTGCCCGCCGCGCCCGTGGACGAGACCACCCTCGTCGAGGCGGTGGCCACCCTGACGGCGGTCTTCGACCGTACTCGCGGCGGGTTCGGCGGGGCGCCGAAGTTCCCGCCGTCGATGGTGCTGGAGTTCCTGCTGCGTCATCACGAGCGCACCGACGACCCCGGCGCGCTCCACCTGGTCGAGCAGACCTGCGCGGCGATGGCCCGTGGCGGGTTGTACGACCAGCTCGCGGGCGGATTCGCCCGTTACAGCGTGGACGCGGGCTGGGTCGTGCCGCATTTCGAGAAGATGCTCTACGACAACGCCCTGCTGCTGCGGGTGTACGCCCATCTGGCTCGGCGAACCGGCTCGGCGCTGGCGGGCCGGGTCGCGGTGGAGACGGCGGAGTTCCTGCTGACCGAGCTGCGCACCGGCCAGGGCGGCTTCGCCTCGTCGTTGGACGCCGACACCGACGGCGTGGAGGGCCTCACCTATGTGTGGACCCCGGACGAGCTGATCGAGGTGCTCGGGGAGCAGGACGGTCGCTGGGCGGCGGAGTTGCTTGCGGTGACCCCCGAAGGCAGCTTCGAGCACGGCAGTTCGACCTTGCGACTCCTTGCCGACCCGGATTCCGTGCCTGCCGCAGGGCCTGCGGGGGATGCTCCCGCCGTGGCGGCGGCCGCCGAGTACGGCGGCGAGGCGCGGTGGCAGCGGATCAGGACCACGCTGCGGGCCGCCCGGGATCGCAGGCCCCAGCCTGCCAGGGACGACAAGGTCGTCACCGCATGGAACGGCTTGGCGATCACCGCTCTGGCGGAGGCGGGCGCTGCGCTGGATCGGCCGGACTGGGTGCGGGCCGCTGTCGAGGCCGCCGAACTGCTGCTGAACCTGCACCTGATCGACGGCAGGCTGCTACGCAGCTCTCGGGACGGGGCGGCGGGCAGCGCCAGGGGAGTGCTGGAGGATCACGGCTGCCTGGCCCAGGGGCTGCTGGCCCTGCATCAGGCCACCTCGGAGCCCCGCTGGCTGACCGAGGCCGAGACCCTGCTCGACGTGGCCTTGCAGCACTTCGCCGACCCGGAGATCGCTGGCCTGTTCCACGACACCGCCGACGATGCGGAAGCTCTGGTGCGCAGGCCCTCCGATCCGGGCGACAACGCGAGCCCGTCCGGTGCCTCCTCGCTGGCCGAGGCCCTGGTGACCGCCTCGGCGCTGACCGGCCCGGTCCGGTCGGGCGCCTACCGAGCCGCGGCGGAACAGGCGATGGCCAGAGCGGGCGTGCTGATCGCCAGGAGCCCCCGATTCGCCGGGCACTGGCTCACCGTCGCCGAGTCCCTGGTCGCGGGCCCGCTGCAGATCGCGGTGGCGCTGGCTCCGGCGGACGCCGAGGGAGAGGTCCTGTTGTCGATCGCCCGCTCGCTCGCCCCCGGCGGCACGGTGGTGGTGGCCGGACAGGGCGCGGACCCCGGCGTCCCGCTGCTTGCCGATCGCGCACCCATCGACGGCGCCTCGGCAGTGTTCCTGTGCCGGGGTTACGTCTGTGACCTGCCCATGACACGTCCCGCCGAACTCAGCGCCGCCCTCACCCGCTGACCGGGAACAAGACGACGAGCCGCCGTGTTGGATGGGATGTAATTAAGTAATCCTTGCAACGGAGGTTCACATGTACGCACGATTCATGGCCGCCGGACGCGGTCCGCACGGCTGGGGCGGCGGTCCCGGCCACCGCTCAGGGCGCGGCAAGGGCGGCGGGCGCGGGCGTGGCGGCTGGCAGCAGGCCGAACTGCCCTCGACCGACGACGCGGCCGCCTGGTTCGCAGGCCGTCTTCCCGACGACTGGTTCGTCGGGGCGCCGGAACTCACGGTGGACCGGGAGGAGATCCTGCTGGTCGGCGAACTGCCCGCGCTCGACGAGGCCTTCTCCGACGACGCGGCACGCGGTGCTGCCGAGTCGGGTCGGATCGCCCGCTTCCGCGAGCAGACCAGGGAGGATCGCATCGAGATCGCCCGACAGGCCGAACACCGCTACGACCGGAAGGTCGCCTGGGGCGCTCGCCTCGGCAGTACCGAAGAGCACTTCACGACGGTCTCGGTGCCGGTGATGACCAGGCTGCGTCAGTCGGAGCGGCTCGTCCTCGACACGCTGGTCGATGCCGGGGTGGCCCGTTCGCGATCCGAGGCCCTGGCCTGGGCCGTGCGGCTGGTCGGCGAGCATGCCGACGAGTGGCTCGGTGAACTGCGTGAGGCCATGGCCGAGGTCGAGAAGCTCCGGTCCCAGGGGCCCGATCTCGGATGACCGACGCGCGGGGATCGCGGGGTCGGCGGCACGCATCGCCGACCCCGAGACGGTCGTCCTCCGGCTCCGGCCCGGTGGTGATCGATCGGCCGTGCGATCCCACGAGCCTGCCCGGCTCGCGAACCTCGGCGCGGCGGGCCCACGGTGTCGGCGACGATCCGCCGCACCCGGCTCAGGCGTACAGCACCAGCCAGATCGCCACGTAGTGGCAGAGGGCCGCGACGACCGTCGTGGCGTGGAAGAACTCGTGATAGCCGAACACCGACGGCCAGGGGTCCGGCCAGCGAGTGGCGTAGAACACCGCGCCGACCGTGTAGAACACCCCGCCGACGATCAGCAGTACGAGCGCCGCGACCCCGGCGTTGGCCCCGATCTCGGGCATCACGAAGACCGCGACCCAGCCGAGCCCGATGTAGATGGGCACGCCCACCCACCGTGGCGAATGCGGCCACAGGAGCTTCAGCGCGACGCCTGCCGCCGCGCCGCCCCAGATCACCGACAGCACGATGACCCCGGTTCCGGGGGACAGCGCCAGGAAGGCGAACGGTGTGTAGGTGCCCGCGATGAACAAGAAGATCATCGAGTGATCGAGACGCTTCATCCACGCCCGGCTCGACGCGCTCGACCAGTGGCGTCGGTGATACAGCGCGCTGACGCCGAACAGACCGAGGACGGTCAGCACGTAGATGGTCACCGATACCGCTGCGCGTCCGGAGACCGTCGCCGCAGCCATCACGATGAGCGTGCTGCCCGCGAGCAGTGCGGTGAAGAAGGACCAGAAGTGAATCCAGCCGCGCATCCGAGGCTTCACGAGCGGCTTCGGCATGGTCGGTGTCGTCACGCGACACAGGTTACGGGACCGTAGGTTACGGAACGGTAGCGTGTGGGCGGCGACACTGCGAAGTGGCGTGCCGGGGTGGGCGCGGTGCGCCGTGCCGTCGGCTCTCGCCGATGGCGCCGCACGGCCCTTCGCCGTTCGCGAGGCCGTTCGCAGTGTCGTTCACGAAGCCGTTCGCGAGGCCGTTCGCGACTGCCGCAGCGGTGACGCCGCCCGGTCGAGGACGGGTGGCGGCGGACACCCGATCCGGGCTGCCCGCACATACGACGTCGGGGCGCCGGGCCCGAAGGCCCGACGCCCCGACTGGTACACCGACTCAGTCGTCGATGAAGGTGTGGTTGCCCACGTCGTTGATCTGCGGCGCGTTGGTGCAGTGGCTGATCTGCGGCGAGGCGATCGGGATGATCGCGCCCAGGATCGCGACGTTGTTGCCGCACAGCTGGATCGGCAGCACGCTGAGCTGGTTGTCGTTGAGGATGTTGATGCCGTCATTGTCGTAGCTTCCGGCGTGAGCGGCCGGAGCCAGCATCAACAGTCCGGCTGCAGCAGCGGCGACAGCGCCTGCCTTCTTCAGCACTTGGATTCACTCTCCTCAATTATTTGAGATATAACTCGGGATTCCCGGTGCACCGTCACCCGAGGCGTCCGAAGACGACTCGGGCAGTAGAACCTCGCGGTTCCACAGTCCCCGTCAGGGCCGTCGTGACCGACGTCGCGGGGTTCCCGTCGTTCGGAGACCGCCCAGCCGGGCTGAATGCGGAAATCCGCGACAGGCGTTTTCGGTCTCCGAGCCACTCCCGGCGACCGGTTCGGGGTCCGATTCATGGGCAAGCCATGGACCGGTGTTCTCTTGTCGAAACCGAAAGCTACTAGGTGTTTTCCCATGATGGGAAATCGAGTCACACTATTGTGTGAAATCTGATTCGGGTAGGTGCGAAGATCATTCAATTGGGTGAACTCTATAGGGTGTAGATCGACGGAAAGGTGTATTTCACTCGATAGTGATCGGTGCAGGTGATCGGTGCATCGTCGCCGATGGGTGTCGGTCCGAGCTGGTCAGCCTGGGCTGGCCGGGTCTGCGTCGGTGTGATGACTTTGGTATAAGGCGGCTCTCGTGGAACAGGGGGTCCGGCCCGTAGGCTCCCCGGTCCATGGACGGCAACCAGCTCGTGCGCGAGTACCTGCTGCTCGGACTGCGCTTCGACCGGCTGGTCGAGGGATTCGTCGACGCCTACACGGGAGATCCGCGACTCCGGCGTCAGGTGGACGGCGAGCCGAGGCCCGTTCCCGGCGTACTCGCCTCGCGGGCCGCCGAGCTGCGTGCGGAACTGCCCTCGGTCGGTCTCGACGTAGGCCGAACCCGATTCCTTGCCGCACAGCTCACCGCACTCGAATGCTCGGGGCGTCGACTGGCGGGGGAGCCGATCGGATTCGTCGACGAGGTCGAGGCCTATTTCCAGGTCCGGATCACGCCAGGCGACCAGGACGTGTATCGGGCCGCGCACGTCGAGCTGGACTCGCTGCTGCCGGGAAGCGGGTCGTTGCCCGATCGACTCGCCGAGCTGCGACGGCGCGACGAGGTCCCGCCGCATCGACTCGAAGGCTGTGTCGTGGAACTCTCCGGCGCGCTCCGCGAACTGGTCCGAGGTCGATACGGCCTGCCCGATCAGGAACGGGTCGAGTACCAGGTGGTCAGCGACAAGCCGTGGAGCGGTTTCAACTACTACCTCGGCGACTACCGCTCGCGGGTCGCGATCAACGCCGACATCGGCCATCGGATGGCCCACCTGGCGCACCTGGTGGCGCACGAGTCCTATCCCGGTCATCACACCGAGCACTGCCGAAAGGAGGCGGGCCTGCTCGGCAGGCAGGGCTTCGAGGAGCAGGCCCTCTTCCTGGTCAACACCCCGCAGTGCCTGATGGCGGAGGGACTGGCCGATCTCGGCCTGCACGCGATCATCGGACCGGGGTGGGGGCCGTGGACGGCCGAGATCATGGCCGACCTCGGGCTGCGGATGGAGGGCGAACTCGTCGAACGGGTCGAGACGGCCAGGGCCGGGCTGCTCGGCGTGCGGCAGGACGCCGCGTTGATGCTGCACGATCGGGGCGCGGACGAGGAGGAGGTCGTGGCGTTCCTCCGTCGCTGGCTGCTGATCTCGGACCGTCGAGCCCGCCAGTCGCTGCGCTTCATCGCCGATCCGCTGTGGCGGGCCTACACCACGACCTACGTGGAGGGCTACCGGCTGCTGCGGAGCTGGCTCGATCTGAGACCGGCCGCCGAACCACTGGCCTC
The Actinoalloteichus fjordicus DNA segment above includes these coding regions:
- a CDS encoding thioredoxin domain-containing protein, with product MANRLADATSPYLQQHADNPVDWYPWGEEAFAEAVRRDVPVLLSVGYAACHWCHVMAHESFEDEAIAALLNENFVNIKVDREERPDVDAVYMTATQAMTGSGGWPMTCFLTPEGEPFHCGTYYPPTPHPGMPSFPQLIDAVAAAWQERRGEVREAATRIVAGLAEQTAPLPAAPVDETTLVEAVATLTAVFDRTRGGFGGAPKFPPSMVLEFLLRHHERTDDPGALHLVEQTCAAMARGGLYDQLAGGFARYSVDAGWVVPHFEKMLYDNALLLRVYAHLARRTGSALAGRVAVETAEFLLTELRTGQGGFASSLDADTDGVEGLTYVWTPDELIEVLGEQDGRWAAELLAVTPEGSFEHGSSTLRLLADPDSVPAAGPAGDAPAVAAAAEYGGEARWQRIRTTLRAARDRRPQPARDDKVVTAWNGLAITALAEAGAALDRPDWVRAAVEAAELLLNLHLIDGRLLRSSRDGAAGSARGVLEDHGCLAQGLLALHQATSEPRWLTEAETLLDVALQHFADPEIAGLFHDTADDAEALVRRPSDPGDNASPSGASSLAEALVTASALTGPVRSGAYRAAAEQAMARAGVLIARSPRFAGHWLTVAESLVAGPLQIAVALAPADAEGEVLLSIARSLAPGGTVVVAGQGADPGVPLLADRAPIDGASAVFLCRGYVCDLPMTRPAELSAALTR
- the trhA gene encoding PAQR family membrane homeostasis protein TrhA codes for the protein MPKPLVKPRMRGWIHFWSFFTALLAGSTLIVMAAATVSGRAAVSVTIYVLTVLGLFGVSALYHRRHWSSASSRAWMKRLDHSMIFLFIAGTYTPFAFLALSPGTGVIVLSVIWGGAAAGVALKLLWPHSPRWVGVPIYIGLGWVAVFVMPEIGANAGVAALVLLIVGGVFYTVGAVFYATRWPDPWPSVFGYHEFFHATTVVAALCHYVAIWLVLYA
- a CDS encoding DUF885 domain-containing protein, with product MDGNQLVREYLLLGLRFDRLVEGFVDAYTGDPRLRRQVDGEPRPVPGVLASRAAELRAELPSVGLDVGRTRFLAAQLTALECSGRRLAGEPIGFVDEVEAYFQVRITPGDQDVYRAAHVELDSLLPGSGSLPDRLAELRRRDEVPPHRLEGCVVELSGALRELVRGRYGLPDQERVEYQVVSDKPWSGFNYYLGDYRSRVAINADIGHRMAHLAHLVAHESYPGHHTEHCRKEAGLLGRQGFEEQALFLVNTPQCLMAEGLADLGLHAIIGPGWGPWTAEIMADLGLRMEGELVERVETARAGLLGVRQDAALMLHDRGADEEEVVAFLRRWLLISDRRARQSLRFIADPLWRAYTTTYVEGYRLLRSWLDLRPAAEPLASRYLRLLDEALVPESVRVETAAAERVNETSAERW